From a region of the Balneolales bacterium ANBcel1 genome:
- the rpsJ gene encoding 30S ribosomal protein S10 codes for MATQQKIRIKLKSYDHNLIDKSAEKIIKTVKSTGAVVSGPIPLPTAKKIFTVNRSPHVNKKSREQFESRSHKRLIDILSTGSQTVDALMKLELPSGVDVEIKV; via the coding sequence GTGGCTACCCAACAAAAAATTCGAATAAAGCTGAAATCCTACGATCACAACCTGATCGACAAATCAGCTGAAAAAATCATTAAAACTGTAAAATCTACCGGTGCTGTCGTTTCTGGACCAATTCCACTTCCGACGGCCAAGAAGATCTTTACAGTAAATCGTTCACCACACGTCAATAAAAAATCACGTGAGCAGTTTGAATCTCGATCCCACAAGCGTCTGATCGATATTCTCTCCACCGGTTCTCAAACCGTGGACGCGCTGATGAAGCTGGAGTTACCTTCCGGCGTTGATGTGGAAATCAAAGTTTAA
- the rplC gene encoding 50S ribosomal protein L3, translating to MTGLIGKKVGMTSIFDDAGNNVPVTVVEIEPCVITQIKSMEVDGYDATQIATVDKREKLVSKALRGHFAKANTSPKRYVREMRDFVPEGAKVGDVLKVEDVFRENTYVDVVGISKGKGFQGVVKRHGFSGVGGRTHGQHNRERAPGSIGQASDPSKVFKGIKMAGRTGNSRVKIKRLPVLKIVPDSNLILIKGAIPGPKNRLVEVYNHEVS from the coding sequence ATGACTGGATTAATTGGAAAAAAAGTCGGGATGACCAGCATTTTTGATGATGCCGGAAATAATGTACCCGTGACGGTTGTGGAAATCGAACCGTGTGTGATCACACAGATCAAATCGATGGAAGTTGACGGATACGATGCCACTCAGATAGCCACGGTTGACAAGCGTGAAAAGCTGGTGAGCAAGGCATTGCGTGGTCATTTTGCCAAGGCAAATACGTCTCCGAAACGCTATGTACGTGAAATGCGCGACTTTGTGCCTGAGGGTGCCAAGGTCGGGGATGTACTCAAAGTCGAAGATGTTTTCCGTGAAAATACCTATGTGGATGTTGTGGGTATCTCAAAGGGAAAAGGTTTTCAGGGTGTGGTTAAACGTCACGGTTTCTCCGGAGTCGGTGGCCGCACACACGGTCAGCACAACCGGGAACGCGCTCCTGGATCAATCGGACAGGCATCGGATCCGTCCAAGGTGTTCAAAGGGATTAAGATGGCCGGCCGGACCGGTAACAGCCGTGTGAAAATCAAAAGGCTGCCCGTACTGAAAATAGTGCCCGACTCAAATTTGATTCTGATCAAAGGCGCTATTCCCGGACCCAAAAACCGGCTCGTTGAAGTTTATAACCATGAAGTATCATAA